One Miscanthus floridulus cultivar M001 chromosome 11, ASM1932011v1, whole genome shotgun sequence DNA window includes the following coding sequences:
- the LOC136494293 gene encoding uncharacterized protein gives MEAAASALLLLGLSASLAAFASAAAPYDPPTVPELMDRFGLPRALLPETARRYLLHDDGTFELFLDDGCVVEVGGYRVGYDIELSGTVSPGTVTGLEGVRVRVLFVWVPITGVQVAGGEVTVHIGPIRKSFPAVGFKSSPQCTIGSAAADILLPSVEQ, from the coding sequence ATGGAGGCCGCAGCCTCTGCCCTTCTCCTCCTTGGCCTCAGCGCCAGCCTCGCTGCCTTCGCCTCGGCCGCGGCTCCGTACGACCCGCCGACGGTGCCGGAGCTCATGGACCGGTTCGGCCTCCCGCGCGCGCTGCTCCCGGAGACGGCCCGGCGGTACCTCCTCCACGACGACGGCACCTTTGAGCTCTTCCTCGACGACGGTTGCGTGGTAGAGGTGGGGGGCTACCGCGTCGGCTACGACATCGAGCTCTCAGGCACGGTGTCCCCCGGGACAGTCACGGGGCTCGAGGGCGTCCGCGTCCGCGTGCTCTTCGTCTGGGTGCCCATCACCGGCGTCCAGGTGGCCGGCGGAGAGGTCACTGTCCACATCGGGCCAATCAGGAAGTCGTTCCCTGCCGTTGGGTTCAAATCCAGCCCCCAGTGCACCATCGGATCGGCGGCAGCAGATATCTTGCTTCCTTCGGTAGAACAGTAG